DNA sequence from the Novipirellula aureliae genome:
TTTTCGTTTGGACGCGTATAGTCGTCTTGGAAAGGAAAAAATGAACATTGAACTCACCACCCCCGCGTTGCTTTTCTCAACCATATCACTGCTGTTGCTTGCCTACACCAACCGGTTTCTCGCCTTGGCAACCGTTATCCGCACGTTGCACCGAGAGTATCAAAAGACACCTGATCCCGTAGCGGCCGCACAGATCGCAAACTTGCGTCGGCGGGTGAACTTGATTAGGGACATGCAAACACTCGGTGTCGCTAGTCTCCTCTCATGCACGTTATGCATGGGGTTGCTATTTGCAGGAATTGTATTCTTCGGTAAAGTTGTCTTCGCGATTAGTCTCGTACTGATGGTCGGATCATTGACGATTTCACTCATTGAAATCCGCATGTCCATCGGTGCGTTGAATCTGCAGCTGAGCGATATGGAAAAGTAGAACCGTTTGCTGTGAGATTCTGGCGTAAAGTACTGCACCGCGCCTTTGGGGCTTTCGCAGGCACTCTTTTCGAGCAGCCCTTCGTAGATATCCCCTTTGGTATCGGCCTGCATGCTGGACCAGTTCTCGGTGTCGACAGAATCGACGATTCTCGCGGCGGAGTGTGGCGGGGTTTTGGATATCCTGCCGCGTCTTTTTCAAGATCGCCCTGAGCATCCCGGACTCCTTGCCCAGTTCATCGAGGATATGCCGGTAGTGTCGTTGGAGTTCTTCGCCGTCGCGCTGCAGCAAGCTGGCCCAATCGAGTCCTTTGGGCACGATCTTTTTGTTGTACGGAGGCTTCGACTGCTCGTCGGCCATTTTCAGAAAGAGCAGAAACGTGATCTGCTCGGTGTAAGCCATGTAGGAAAGCAGACTACAAACAACTATTCAGCTTCGTTGGAGTCGTCTGGATAGTCGAAACCCGGAATGCCCAAGTAGTCGGCCATCCAAAGCGACTGTGCCTCACCCAACAGGTTTAGGCCGTCCCTCAGCCTGTTACGCCAGTCAGCCATCTCGTCAATCGTAAGGCCTTGTTTCTCATCAAAGTCTTCAGATGGTTTAATTGCATCCCCCATTGCGACAATCAAATTCATGCAGTTCAAGATATTCGGACGGTCC
Encoded proteins:
- a CDS encoding DUF2721 domain-containing protein, which codes for MNIELTTPALLFSTISLLLLAYTNRFLALATVIRTLHREYQKTPDPVAAAQIANLRRRVNLIRDMQTLGVASLLSCTLCMGLLFAGIVFFGKVVFAISLVLMVGSLTISLIEIRMSIGALNLQLSDMEK